A genomic region of Paralichthys olivaceus isolate ysfri-2021 chromosome 18, ASM2471397v2, whole genome shotgun sequence contains the following coding sequences:
- the c6.2 gene encoding complement component C6 yields MASSRQFLVLLQLLSLVSAALACFCDRYPWSSWSACSRTCNHGTQQRLRRFQFDDYYWKSSCRQLCDRDDRRACNEQACPINCLLTEFGPWSDCSPCARKQFRTRFVQRPSQFGGSDCSVHLTEERPCHPSTECKLVPVDCRDNFKCENGRCINSTLTCNRQNDCGDNSDERDCVNPSVVCPADKRVAPGADLVGNGFDALAEQPRGAVLDNMFMGGSCVIRRPPTTLLYHRIPHNFEMFDIKVGELEDFSTQPQPLHTESITLKTSSSSSGKKDPGGDILFAILYLRRSSMNQMSSNKEAFEASKKKDSSFFRVHQVLPVSTFKVREPGDLVLSLPFLQFLQALPLQYNYALYRDIFQRFGTHYYSSGTLGGHYDLLYQYSREELTSSGETEEHITGCLSRETSWTVILYTEHSSVRRCSDNRMTEKYKGSYIQAAEKSFSMVKGGRVREAAALAWERQGPAPDRTSYKNWAKSVLDNPAVVDYKLLPIIDLVQGIPCAVTKRRHLRKALLQYLEEFDTCKCAPCPNNARPVLSGTECKCVCQTGTFGTNCERRAPDYTSEKVDGYWSCWGSWSRCSASMKRHRVRRCDNPAPLRGGQACSGPARQEEPCHISIFESQETCDNDDDFTVGWRDELPPGVQGCLRPQRPDSSFLRKAKQYYDFGEDEEFECFSGFELEGFQFINCLPDGTWSPPQGKCTRKLCLPPEIPDGMTLFPNKDQYRVGESVGLNCNEVNMLPQPKGFYKCSDGLTWEPPLPAELRCTDEQPFVPDGQCGPGQKLQDSQCVCVERESCPSQTANLCVLNVDIGVTVSMSLCSFQAGRCHGDPLFYVSDGECDASDPRKLDWAKFRAKMSSKSSVHEPCDLNTCYEWETCSAFKKCECRAARDCGRSEKHTFCVKLTRSQRTRDLDLCSMAALKCASYEFEILSEGACESR; encoded by the exons ATGGCGTCCTCCAGACAGTTCCtcgtgctgctgcagctcctcagccTCGTCTCAGCCGCTCTCGCTTGTTTCTGCGACCGATATCCCTGGAGCTCCTGGTCCGCCTGCTCCAGGACCTGCAACCACGGAACCCAGCAGAGACTGAG GAGGTTTCAGTTTGACGACTACTACTGGAAGAGCAGCTGCCGTCAGCTGTGTGACAGAGACGACAGGAGAGCCTGCAACGAGCAGGCCTGTCCCATCAACTGCCTGCTGACGGAGTTCGGGCCCTGGTCGGACTGCTCGCCCTGCGCCAGGAAACAG TTCCGCACCCGCTTTGTCCAGAGGCCGTCCCAGTTCGGGGGCTCGGACTGCAGCGTGCACCTGACGGAGGAGAGGCCCTGTCACCCCTCCACTGAGTGCAAGTTAGTGCCCGTCGACTGCAGAGACAACTTCAAGTGCGAAAATG gacgCTGCATCAACTCGACGCTGACGTGCAACAGGCAGAACGACTGCGGAGATAACTCTGACGAGAGGGACTGTGTCAACCCCTCCGTCGTGTGTCCGGCAGACAAGAGAGTGGCCCCCGGGGCTGACCTGGTGGGCAATGG gtTCGATGCTTTGGCGGAGCAGCCCAGAGGAGCGGTGCTGGACAACATGTTCATGGGAGGAAGCTGCGTCATCAGGAGGCCTCCGACCACACTGCTGTACCATCGAATCCCTCACAACTTTGAAATGTTCGACATCAAG GTTGGAGAGCTGGAGGACTTCAGCACTCAGCCGCAGCCGCTGCACACAGAGTCCATCACTTTGAAGACGTCGTCCAGCTCGTCTGGGAAGAAAGACCCGGGTGGGGACATTTTGTTCGCCATCCTTTATCTCCGAAGGTCGTCCATGAATCAAATGAGCTCGAACAAGGAGGCGTTTGAAGCCTCAAAGAAAAAG GACTCCTCGTTTTTCCGGGTGCACCAGGTCCTCCCCGTGTCCACGTTCAAGGTGAGAGAACCGGGCGACCTCGTCCTCTCGCTGCCTTTCCTCCAGTTCCTTCAGGCTCTTCCTCTCCAGTACAACTACGCCCTCTACAGGGACATCTTCCAGCGCTTCGGGACACATTACTACAGCTCGGGGACACTGGGAGGCCACTACGACCTGCTGTACCAGTACAGCAGGGAGGAGCTCACCAGTTCAG GTGAAACAGAAGAGCACATCACAGGCTGCCTGAGCCGAGAGACCAGCTGGACGGTCATCTTGTACACGGAACACAGCAGCGTGCGCCGCTGCTCTGACAACAGGATGACTGAGAAATACAAAG GCTCGTACATCCAGGCGGCGGAGAAGTCTTTCTCCATGGTGAAGGGAGGACGAGTCAGGGAGGCAGCAGCTCTGGCCTGGGAGCGGCAGGGCCCCGCTCCGGACCGGACCTCCTACAAGAACTGGGCCAAGTCTGTCCTGGACAACCCTGCTGTGGTCGACTACAAG CTGCTGCCCATCATAGATCTGGTCCAAGGGATCCCCTGCGCTGTGACGAAGAGGAGACACTTGAGGAAGGCCCTCCTGCAGTACCTGGAGGAGTTCGATACCTGCAAGTGTGCGCCGTGTCCGAACAACGCCAGGCCCGTCCTGTCCGGCACGGAGTGCAAGTGTGTTTGCCAGACCGGCACCTTCGGCACCAACTGTGAGAGACGGGCTCCCGACTACACTTCAG AGAAGGTGGACGGTTACTGGAGCTGCTGGGGGTCGTGGAGTCGCTGCTCGGCCTCCATGAAGAGACACCGGGTGAGGAGGTGTGATAACCCCGCCCCGCTCAGAGGAGGTCAAGCCTGCAGCGGCCCCGCCAGGCAGGAGGAGCCGTGTCACATCTCCATCTTTGAATC ACAGGAGACGTGTGATAATGATGACGACTTCACCGTGGGCTGGAGAGACGAGCTGCCCCCTGGTGTTCAGGGCTGTTTGAGGCCACAGAGGCCCGACAGCAGCTTCCTCAGG AAAGCGAAGCAGTACTACGACTTtggtgaggatgaggagttCGAGTGCTTCAGTGGGTTTGAGCTGGAGGGTTTTCAGTTCATCAACTGTCTCCCTGATGGAACCTGGAGTCCGCCGCAAGGAAAATGCACAA GGAAACTCTGTCTTCCTCCTGAGATCCCCGATGGGATGACGCTGTTCCCAAACAAAGACCAGTACAGAGTGGGGGAGTCGGTGGGTTTGAACTGCAACGAGGTGAACATGCTGCCGCAGCCGAAAGGTTTCTACAAGTGCAGCGACGGCCTCACCTGGGAGCCGCCGCTACCTGCCGAGCTGCGCTGCACCGACG AGCAACCGTTTGTCCCGGACGGTCAATGTGGACCAGGacagaagctgcaggactcTCAATGTGTCTGCGTCGAGCGGGAGAGCTGCCC atcACAAACGGCAAATCTCTGCGTCCTGAATGTGGACATCGGCGTCACCGTGTCGATGTCCCTCTGCTCCTTCCAAGCCGGCCGTTGCCATGGTGACCCGCTCTTCTACGTCAGCGACGGCGAGTGTGACGCGTCTGACCCGAGGAAACTGGACTGGGCCAAGTTCAGAGCCAAGATGTCGTCCAAGAGCTCGGTTCATGAGCCGTGTGACCTCAACACCTGCTACGAGTGGGAGACTTGTTCTG CATTTAAGAAGTGTGAGTGTCGAGCCGCTCGCGACTGTGGCAGATCTGAGAAGCACACGTTCTGCGTGAAGCTGACCAGGAGCCAGAGGACTCGGGATTTGGACCTTTGCTCCATGGCCGCTCTGAAATGTGCCAGCTACGAGTTTGAGATTCTCAGTGAGGGAGCGTGTGAGTCCAGATGA